The DNA window CCGACGGCGCCGTGAATCGCAGACACCGCGCGGGGAGCTGCTCCAGCCGGCACGCCACCTCCTCCACCGGTCCCGCGCCGGGCAAGGCATCGCGCAACTCCGACACACCCTGGTCCCTCCAGCGCTCCGTCACCTCGGCGCGCGCCGGGCGATACACGCTCCACACAAAGGAGGCGTCATCACACCGGAGGCGGCCCGCCCGGCTCGTCGAGGCGGCGGGCTGACACCCCTCGGGCACCGCGAGCGAGCGCCACGGCAGCCGAGGCGGCAGCAGCAACCCCGCCACGTCCAACACATCCCCCTCCGGGTTGCCATGGGACGCCAGATACTCGAAGAACTCCAGACACCGCGCCAGGGCGGGCGCGCCATTGCCTCGCGCGACACAGCCAAGCTCCCGCTGTCTGCCCAACCCCGCCGCCACGGAGACCAGATAGCCTCCAGCGCGACACGACCCCGGCCCGTCGTCACCGGACTGACAGATGGCGAAGCGCGCCGCGGGCCATGAGCGCCCCGCGAGCGGCAACTCCCCGTCCGCCACCACCACCTGCTCGCCCAGCCGCTCCACCACCCGCGCGCGGGCCAACGCCAGCACCCGCTCCGCGGGCGCGTCCTGGTGCTCCGCCAGCCACACCGTCACCTCGCCACAGCGATACAGCCGCGACGTCGCGCTGTCGGGAATCGGAAGGCAGCCCTCGAAGAGCGAGCGGGCCTCCGGCGCGAAGGGGCCCACGGGCGTCGCCCCCTCGGGAGCAACAGGCGCGACATGGGTTGACGGCGCCGTGCACGCGCACAGGGCCACGCACCCTCCGGCCAGCACCCTCCTCCAGGCATTTGCCATGCGTCGGGATAGGTATCGCCCCGCGCGGCGTCAACCCGCCTCGGGACGCGGGCCACAAGGCGCCGGGTGTCCTCCACTCGACGCCACGCCCCCCAGGCAGGCGCCGTGCCTGGACGCGGCAACGGCGCGGTGACCGGATGTCACCGCGCCGCGCCGTCCTGGGCGTCGTCCCCGCGCCGTCAGCGCACGAGCTTCTCCAGGTCCTTCGCTTGCGTCTCCTCGCTCTCGATGCCCTGGCGCGTCTTGCTGAGCAGGGCGCTGAAGGCGGCATCCGAGCGGTACTTCTTCTGCCCATCCTTCACCAGGTCCTGCCCCTTCTTGCCGTCATCCGAGACGCGCGAGAGGAACGCCTTGTCGAAGTCCTTGCCGTTCTTCTCGCGGAGCTTGTCCAGGTCCTTCTCCGCCTCGGTGATGGCCTTGTTCAGGCGCTCGTCCACGCCCTCCATCTTCTTGTCGAAGCCCTCCTGCATCGCGGGCGGCGCCGACCCAGAGCCACCCGTCGCGGAGTTCGGGCTGGACAGGTCGATGTTCGCCACCTCGATGGACTTGGAGTCCGCCCACGTCCGCAGGTCGGACATGTGCTGCCGGCGCTCATCCACCAGCTTCTGGGCGAACGCGCGCACCTCCGGGTTCTGTGACTTCTCCAGCGCCAGGTTGCCCAGGGCCACCTGCTTCGCGTCGAAGAGGACCAGCTTGCCCACGTAGAGCGTGCGCTCCGCCGCCGCCTCGCCGACCTCCTTCTGCTCCTTCTTCACCTTCTTGTCCGCATCCTCCGCGAGCGCGGAGCCCGTCATGGCCCCGAACGCCAGCGTCGCCGCCAGGGCCGCCACTCCACCACCACGAATCTTTCGAGCCATGCAGTCCTCCTCGTCGACAGGGAATGACGCAAAGTGGTTCAGCCCCTGGAGCCCGGCAATCGCCGCTTGCTCGGACGCCCGCCCCCCATGACGCCCCCGCATGTGAGGCGCCGGACACCCCAGACCCCTCTCGCCAGTCATCGGCCACAATGAAAGACATTTTACATTCGCCCCTTCGTGACTGGAGCATGCATGTCTCATTTGTCCCGCCGTACGGCGCCAGTCATACGGAGAATCAAGACAAATTGTCTCATGGCACCATTGACTCGCGCTGCTTCGCTCGGCTATTCGTTGTTTCACCCTCTTCCCTGGAGTTGGCAATGATTGGCATCGTCGCGAAGCGAGCGAGTCGTCTGGCCGTGGTTGCTGGTGCGCTGTTCAGCCTCACCGCATGTCAGGGCGACAGCGCCGCGGAGACGCCGGCTCCGGCGGACCCGACCGCGGAGCAGACGGCGGGCCTGCGTGGCTGCGCGACCATCGAGCCCTCCGCCGAGGAGCGCGCCGCCATCGACGCCTTCGTGAAGAGCCGCAAGATGGAGATGCGCGCGGTGGGCTCCGTGACGGTGCCGACCTACTTCCACGTCGTCAACAAGGGCACGGGCATCGCGAACGGCGACGTTCCGGACTCGCAGATCACCGCGCAGATGAACGTGCTGAACGCGGCCTACGCCAACACCCCGTTCCGGTTCGTGCTCCAGGGCACGACGCGCACGAACAACTCCAAGTGGTTCGCGCTGAAGAGCGGTAGCGCCAACGAGCGCGCCATGAAGAAGGCGCTGCGCAAGGGCGGCCCCGAGAGCCTCAACATCTACTCCGCCAACCTGAGCGGCGGCCTGCTGGGCTGGGCGACGTTCCCCTCCAGCTACACCAGCGCCCCCACGCAGGACGGCGTGGTCCTCCTCTACAGCAGCGTCCCCGGCGGCTCCGCGGCGCCCTACAACGAGGGTGACACGGGCACGCACGAGGTCGGCCACTGGCTGGGCCTGTACCACACGTTCCAGGGCGGCTGCACCGGCGCGGGCGACTCCGTCAGCGACACCCCGGCCGAGGCCTCTCCCGCCTACGGCTGCCCCTCCGGCCGCGACACCTGCGCGGGCGGCGGCGCAGACCCCATCACCAACTTCATGGACTACACGGACGACTCCTGCATGAACTCGTTCACGGCGGGTCAGATTGACCGCGCGGACAGCCTCACCGCGACCTACCGCTAGTCTTCCCCCGACAGCCCGACGGCTGGAATGGCGCCGGAGTCTCCTTCAGGAGGCTCCGGCGTTGTCTTTTTGGGGGGCAGGCGGGCCGTTACAATCGTTTACATTCCGCACATACCGCCGCGACATGAGGGGCGTTGAGTACGCACCATCCCAGCTACCCACGAACTTGGGGGGGTCGATGTCCACGTACCGTCGTCATCACCGCAACGGAGTCGCTCGAGTAGTCCTCTCTCTTCTCGTCGCGTACCTGTCGCTCCTCATGGCGAGCCCGGCCTTCGCCGCGCAGCCTCGGGACCTGCCGCGCGCCGTCTCTCCGGAGGCGGAGGGAATCGACCCCAAGGCCCTGGAGAAGCTGCTCGAGGAGGCCAAGGCCTCTCACTCGAGCGCGGTCGTCATCCTGAAGAACGGCAAGCTCATCGGGGAGTGGACCTTCGGCAAGCCCTCCACCCGCATCGAGGCGATGTCCGTCACCAAGTCCGTGGTGGGCATGGGTGTGGTGAAGCTGCTGGCGGACGGGAAGATTCCCTCGCTGGACGTGCCGGTGCACCAGTACTTCCCGGAGTGGAACCAGGGCCGCAAGAAGGACATCACCTTGCGCCACCTGCTCAATCACACCTCGGGCATCGACGTCGGCGGGCCGGGGACGGGGGAAATCTACCAGAGCCCGGACTTCGTGAGGCTCGCGCTGGCGGCGGAGCTGGCCCACGCGCCCGGCACGCAGCTCCAGTACAACAACAAGGCCGTCAATCTGTTGGCGGCCATCGTCGAGAAGGCGTCCGGCAAGCGCATGGACCGCTACTTCGGGGACGCGTTCTTCCGTCCCATGGGCATCACCGACTACAGCTGGACCCTGGACAAGGCGGGCAATCCCCACGCCATGTCGGGCCTGCAAATCCAGCCAAGAGACCTGGCGAAGCTGGGGCAGCTCCTGGTGGACGGCGGCATGTGGCACCTGCGCCAGCTCCTGCCGCAGGAGTGGGTGAAGCGGATGTTGGCCCCGGGGGAAGGCCCCGCTGTTGGGACGGGCCTCTTGTGGTGGCCCGAGAATGCCTGGCATCGGTACTTCGTGGATGAGGTGCTGCTGTCGACCTGGAAACAGGCGGGGGTCCCCCAGCCCCTCATCCAGGCGGCGACGGCCTTGCTGGGAAGGGACTTCCAGGACCGGGACACCTACCTCGATGCGTTGGGGGTCCCCCTGCCGGAGTTTCAGAAGGAAATCATGGGCCGGAACCAGAAGCCCTGGCGCGTCGAGACGGGCCCCCTCGTCGGCGCCCAGGCCAACGGCTGGCTGGGACAGTACCTGGTCGTTCTTCCCGAGCAGCGGCTGGTCGCGGTGCGCATGTACGACTACCCCGAGGACACGAAGGGCGAGGCGCCTCCCGCTGATTCCTTCGGGACCTTCATCCTTCGCGTGAAGGAGCTGGTGCACGTGGGGCCGCCCCCCGTGGGCGAAGCCACCCAGACCCAAGGCTCGGCGTCGCCACGCTAGGCTGGAGGCACGATGAACTCGCCATCGGCCCATCTCGACGTGCTCCTCATCGAGGACGACAGCCACCTCGCGCGGCTCACCGCCGAGTACCTGGAGCGGTATGGCGTGAGGACGTGCATCGCGCGAGATGGAGAGCTGGGCTTGCAGGAGGCCTCGCGGCGCTCGTTCGATGCCATCCTCATCGACATCATGC is part of the Myxococcus landrumus genome and encodes:
- a CDS encoding DUF4142 domain-containing protein, translated to MARKIRGGGVAALAATLAFGAMTGSALAEDADKKVKKEQKEVGEAAAERTLYVGKLVLFDAKQVALGNLALEKSQNPEVRAFAQKLVDERRQHMSDLRTWADSKSIEVANIDLSSPNSATGGSGSAPPAMQEGFDKKMEGVDERLNKAITEAEKDLDKLREKNGKDFDKAFLSRVSDDGKKGQDLVKDGQKKYRSDAAFSALLSKTRQGIESEETQAKDLEKLVR
- a CDS encoding zinc metalloprotease is translated as MIGIVAKRASRLAVVAGALFSLTACQGDSAAETPAPADPTAEQTAGLRGCATIEPSAEERAAIDAFVKSRKMEMRAVGSVTVPTYFHVVNKGTGIANGDVPDSQITAQMNVLNAAYANTPFRFVLQGTTRTNNSKWFALKSGSANERAMKKALRKGGPESLNIYSANLSGGLLGWATFPSSYTSAPTQDGVVLLYSSVPGGSAAPYNEGDTGTHEVGHWLGLYHTFQGGCTGAGDSVSDTPAEASPAYGCPSGRDTCAGGGADPITNFMDYTDDSCMNSFTAGQIDRADSLTATYR
- a CDS encoding serine hydrolase domain-containing protein, with the translated sequence MSTYRRHHRNGVARVVLSLLVAYLSLLMASPAFAAQPRDLPRAVSPEAEGIDPKALEKLLEEAKASHSSAVVILKNGKLIGEWTFGKPSTRIEAMSVTKSVVGMGVVKLLADGKIPSLDVPVHQYFPEWNQGRKKDITLRHLLNHTSGIDVGGPGTGEIYQSPDFVRLALAAELAHAPGTQLQYNNKAVNLLAAIVEKASGKRMDRYFGDAFFRPMGITDYSWTLDKAGNPHAMSGLQIQPRDLAKLGQLLVDGGMWHLRQLLPQEWVKRMLAPGEGPAVGTGLLWWPENAWHRYFVDEVLLSTWKQAGVPQPLIQAATALLGRDFQDRDTYLDALGVPLPEFQKEIMGRNQKPWRVETGPLVGAQANGWLGQYLVVLPEQRLVAVRMYDYPEDTKGEAPPADSFGTFILRVKELVHVGPPPVGEATQTQGSASPR